TATTGGTTTTGCAATTTTTATCAACTTTGATAAACTCATTTTCAATTTCAAGTTTTACTTTCGATTCCGGAATCACAGCCTTTCTTTCCTGAGAGTTAATTATTATATCGCATTTCACTTTTTCATTATTAATTTCAAGAATGCCTTCTGAAAAATAATTCTCAACATTTTCGATAGGCGAATTGAAAATGATTTTCACTTTACTTTTAGTTAAATTAGTCTGAATATATTTCGATAAGTATTTATCGGCCAAAGGTAAAATAATGCCATTATCAGTAACGAGAGTAACATTTTTTCGAATTAATGAAAAAAACTGAGCCAATTCAATTGCTGTAGAATTACGACCATAAACAACTACATTTTCAGGAATTTCACTTTTAGTAAAAAGCTCTTTTACATTCAAAACCAAATCATTTTTTGTAGTCTCAATTTCAGGAATATACGAACCGCTTGAAATGATTATATTCTCTGTTTCTATATTTCTATTATTTACAGTAATTGAATTTTTTGAAACTATTTCGGCTTCGCCTTGAATTATTTCTACACCATTTTTTTTAAGAAGAAATTCTATTCCTTTAGTCAATCGTTTTACAATCTGATTGGCTCTTTTTGTTGCCTTCGCAAAATTAAAAGAGATGCTCTTTTTGTCAATTCCATCAACACCAAATTTTGCAGCATCTTTAATAATTTTATTATACAATTTTGCACTTTCAATTATTGATTTTGAAGGGATACAACCCCAATTGAGACACATTCCTCCTATTTCAGATTTTTCAACAATTGCAGTTTTTAGACCAAGCTGGCCTGCCCTGATTGCAGCTACATAGCCGGCAGGTCCCGAGCCTATAATTATAATATCATATTTCATAAGTCATATTTTTTTTAATCAAACAATAAAGTTACGGGTTCGGCCAAATAAGCCATAATTGAATTTAAGAATCTTGAAGTTTCGCCACCATCAGCAAT
This genomic stretch from Bacteroidota bacterium harbors:
- the lpdA gene encoding dihydrolipoyl dehydrogenase, translating into MKYDIIIIGSGPAGYVAAIRAGQLGLKTAIVEKSEIGGMCLNWGCIPSKSIIESAKLYNKIIKDAAKFGVDGIDKKSISFNFAKATKRANQIVKRLTKGIEFLLKKNGVEIIQGEAEIVSKNSITVNNRNIETENIIISSGSYIPEIETTKNDLVLNVKELFTKSEIPENVVVYGRNSTAIELAQFFSLIRKNVTLVTDNGIILPLADKYLSKYIQTNLTKSKVKIIFNSPIENVENYFSEGILEINNEKVKCDIIINSQERKAVIPESKVKLEIENEFIKVDKNCKTNIDGIFAIGDVNGKSKFAHIASAQGLHVINLIKGVKSELDIKKYPLNMYTVPELSQIGQTEDDLIKSNVDYKISEFPLSANGKALAEGNNEGFIRILSEKKYGEVLGVQIVAANATDLIAEASAFMQLESTIYDVAKTVHAHPTISEIFMEVGFEAIDQAIHK